The following proteins are co-located in the Gopherus evgoodei ecotype Sinaloan lineage unplaced genomic scaffold, rGopEvg1_v1.p scaffold_39_arrow_ctg1, whole genome shotgun sequence genome:
- the LOC115642254 gene encoding olfactory receptor 49-like, giving the protein MKNQSTMVEFIILGLSNSHRLNIALFVVLLVIFLLTIMGNITVVSLSLVDHRLQSPMYYFLRNFSFLEICFTSVIMPRFLYSLLTERKSISLPGCFLQLLLFFVLGTCIFFHVGMMSFDRYMAICRPLHYGTIMNGRVCFQLVLGCWVMSFLLIFPPTFMVVLLPFCGPNVINHFYCDTAALLQLSCVDTGHIEVMILVSATIILLGTLTVTIVSYGCIISTIMRIPSTTGRKKAFSTCSAHLMVVVILYSSSIFRYIRPGQRGARDFDKVVSFLYSVVAQLFNPYIYALRNEQVKQALKGVCGRAFSKSVRFS; this is encoded by the coding sequence ATGAAGAACCAGAGCACCATGGTGGAATTCATCATCTTGGGCCTGTCCAACAGCCACCGTTTAAACATCGCCCTGTTTGTGGTTCTATTAGTTATCTTCCTGTTGACCATAATGGGTAACATCACTGTTGTCAGCCTCTCCTTGGTGGACCATCGCCTCCAGTCGCCCATGTATTATTTCCTGAGGAACTTCTCTTTTTTGGAAATTTGTTTCACCTCTGTCATCATGCCCAGGTTCCTCTACAGCCTCCTGACAGAGAGaaaatctatttccctccctggttgtttccttcagttgttgttgttctttgtcCTGGGCACCTGTATATTTTTCCATGTGGGTATGATGTCCTTTGACCGCTACATGGCTATCTGCCGTCCCTTGCATTACGGCACCATCATGAACGGCAGGGTCTGCTTCCAGTTAGTGCTGGGCTGCTGGGTGATGAGTTTTCTCTTAATATTTCCTCCAACATTTATGGTTGTGCTGTTACCGTTCTGTGGCCCCAATGTCATAAACCACTTCTACTGCGACACGGCCGCATTGCTCCAACTCTCCTGTGTAGACACGGGACACATTGAGGTAATGATCTTGGTTTCAGCAACGATTATCTTACTTGGCACTTTAACAGTCACTATTGTTTCCTATGGCTGTATCATCTCCACTATCATGCGCATCCCATCCACCACAGGAAGGAAAAAAGCCTTTTCCACTTGCTCCGCTCACCTGATGGTGGTTGTGATATTGTACAGCAGCTCCATCTTCAGGTACATCCGACCAGGACAGCGGGGAGCGAGGGATTTTGACAAAGTCGTGTCCTTTCTGTACTCTGTGGTTGCTCAACTCTTTAACCCCTACATCTACGCTCTCCGCAACGAGCAAGTCAAACAGGCTCTGAAGGGCGTCTGTGGCAGAGCATTTTCTAAATCTGTGAGGTTCTCATGA